The Solibacillus sp. FSL W7-1436 genome window below encodes:
- the ffh gene encoding signal recognition particle protein yields the protein MAFEGLAERLQGTIQKIKGKGKVTEQDVKEMMREVRFALIEADVNLKVVKEFVKKVSERAVGVDVMKSLTPGQQVIKIVQDELKNLMGGEQSPIKFSNRPPTVIMMVGLQGAGKTTTTGKLANVLRKKYNKKPLLVAADIYRPAAVQQLQTIGKQLSLPVFSLGTDVSPVEIARQAIEHAKEEHLDVVLIDTAGRLHIDEELMQELKDIRGLKEPDEVFLVVDAMTGQDAVNVAQSFNETVGITGVVLTKLDGDTRGGAALSIRSVTEKPIKFVGMGEKMDALEPFHPERMASRILGMGDVLSLIEKAQANVDMEKAKELEEKFMTQSFTFDDFIEQLQAVKKMGPLDELLKMIPGANKMKGLDNVKVDEKQMGRIEAIIYSMTPHEKTNPEIISASRKKRIATGSGTSIQEVNRLLKQFEEMKKMMKQMTGMAQGKGKKKMKMPGFDSLFK from the coding sequence TTGGCTTTTGAAGGTTTAGCAGAGCGACTCCAAGGTACGATCCAAAAGATTAAAGGTAAAGGGAAAGTTACGGAACAAGACGTTAAAGAAATGATGCGTGAAGTCCGATTTGCCTTAATCGAAGCGGACGTAAACTTAAAGGTAGTAAAAGAATTCGTTAAAAAAGTTAGTGAGCGTGCAGTCGGCGTCGACGTCATGAAATCATTAACACCTGGTCAGCAAGTCATTAAAATTGTACAGGATGAATTGAAGAATTTAATGGGTGGCGAACAAAGTCCGATTAAATTCAGCAACCGTCCTCCGACTGTCATTATGATGGTTGGTTTACAAGGTGCAGGTAAAACGACGACTACAGGTAAGTTGGCGAATGTATTACGTAAAAAGTATAATAAAAAACCATTACTAGTAGCGGCAGATATTTACCGTCCAGCCGCTGTTCAGCAATTGCAGACAATAGGGAAGCAGTTATCTCTGCCGGTGTTCTCACTTGGTACAGATGTTTCACCTGTTGAAATTGCACGTCAGGCAATCGAGCATGCAAAAGAAGAGCATCTGGACGTTGTATTAATCGATACAGCCGGTCGTCTTCATATTGATGAAGAGCTGATGCAGGAACTAAAAGACATTCGCGGTTTAAAAGAGCCGGACGAAGTATTTTTGGTTGTTGATGCAATGACTGGTCAAGATGCTGTAAATGTGGCACAAAGCTTCAATGAAACAGTCGGCATTACGGGCGTTGTCTTAACAAAATTAGACGGTGATACTCGTGGTGGTGCGGCACTGTCAATTCGTTCTGTTACAGAGAAACCGATTAAATTTGTCGGTATGGGCGAAAAGATGGATGCGCTTGAACCATTCCATCCTGAGCGTATGGCTTCACGTATTTTAGGGATGGGTGATGTACTGTCACTGATCGAAAAAGCACAGGCCAACGTTGATATGGAAAAGGCGAAAGAGCTGGAAGAAAAGTTCATGACACAGAGTTTTACGTTTGATGACTTTATCGAACAACTTCAAGCCGTGAAAAAAATGGGACCACTTGATGAATTATTGAAAATGATTCCAGGTGCAAACAAAATGAAGGGCCTTGACAATGTCAAAGTCGATGAAAAGCAGATGGGGCGCATCGAAGCGATTATCTATTCGATGACACCGCATGAAAAGACGAACCCGGAAATCATTTCGGCGAGCCGCAAAAAGCGTATCGCTACAGGTTCAGGGACGTCGATTCAGGAAGTAAACCGCTTGCTGAAGCAGTTTGAAGAAATGAAAAAAATGATGAAACAGATGACAGGCATGGCTCAAGGTAAAGGTAAAAAGAAGATGAAAATGCCTGGTTTTGATTCATTATTTAAATAA
- the rimM gene encoding ribosome maturation factor RimM (Essential for efficient processing of 16S rRNA) — translation MEWFNVGRIVNTHGIRGELRILSTTDFEEERFAVGSKLAAFKKDDKKPTWVTISSSRRHKNFILVTFEGMENINLVEPFKEGLLKVSMDQLAEDELEDNEYYHFEIKDCEVFSEEGELIGVVTDILETGANDVWEVKAQNGKKHYIPYIEDIVKDIDVDEKKIVIHVMEGLLE, via the coding sequence ATGGAATGGTTTAATGTAGGTCGTATTGTGAATACACATGGTATTCGTGGAGAGCTGCGAATTTTATCGACAACGGATTTTGAAGAAGAACGTTTTGCGGTAGGTTCCAAACTGGCGGCATTCAAAAAAGATGATAAGAAACCGACTTGGGTGACGATCAGTTCATCAAGACGCCATAAAAACTTTATATTGGTGACATTTGAAGGAATGGAAAACATTAACTTAGTGGAACCATTTAAAGAAGGTTTGTTAAAAGTATCGATGGATCAATTGGCGGAAGATGAGCTGGAAGATAATGAGTACTATCACTTTGAAATTAAAGATTGTGAAGTATTTTCAGAAGAGGGCGAACTGATCGGCGTTGTTACAGATATTTTAGAAACGGGCGCAAACGATGTATGGGAAGTTAAAGCGCAAAATGGTAAGAAGCACTACATTCCTTACATTGAAGATATCGTAAAAGATATTGATGTCGATGAAAAGAAAATCGTGATTCACGTAATGGAAGGTTTGTTGGAA
- a CDS encoding UxaA family hydrolase: MKETIVIHPSDNVAVALRAFEAGEPFSIGQEQINLAQEVARGHKIATRNIQKGEHILKYGYPIGHATEDIAKGTVVHTHNVKTNLQDIINYNYDKKDITLNYPQRNLTFKGYRRSNGEVGIRNELWIIPSVGCVNGIADMIIREFEQRVGNIAPFESTLVLKHNFGCSQLGDDHENTRTILLDAINHPNAAAVLVLGLGCENNTIEEMKQELGDYDTSRVKFVVSQQVDDEVEASVEALVELHEAVRNDRREDIPISELRIGLKCGGSDGLSGITANPLLGRFSDFLVSQGGTTVLTEVPEMFGAETILMNRAQDEETFEKIVSLINDFKQYFIDYNQPIYENPSPGNKAGGITTLEDKSLGCTQKAGSAEIVDVLKYGERLKKRGLNLLSAPGNDLVACTALASAGCQLVLFTTGRGTPFGSFVPTMKISTNSAIYEQKKHWIDFNAGQILEDDVDEEAVLEEFIQYIIAVASGEPLNHERMNFKEMAIFKTGVTL; the protein is encoded by the coding sequence ATGAAAGAAACCATTGTAATTCATCCATCTGATAATGTTGCGGTCGCTTTACGTGCGTTTGAAGCGGGAGAGCCATTTTCCATCGGCCAAGAGCAGATTAATCTGGCGCAGGAAGTTGCTAGAGGCCATAAAATTGCCACACGTAACATTCAAAAAGGGGAACATATTCTAAAATACGGCTATCCGATTGGACATGCTACTGAAGATATTGCAAAAGGAACGGTTGTCCACACGCATAATGTGAAAACGAATTTGCAGGACATTATTAACTATAATTACGACAAGAAAGATATTACATTAAACTACCCGCAGCGTAATTTAACATTTAAAGGGTACCGACGCAGCAATGGTGAAGTCGGTATACGGAATGAACTGTGGATTATTCCTTCAGTCGGATGTGTAAATGGTATTGCGGATATGATTATACGGGAGTTTGAACAACGTGTAGGAAATATTGCGCCTTTTGAATCGACACTCGTATTAAAGCATAATTTTGGCTGTTCGCAGTTAGGCGATGACCATGAAAATACACGTACTATTTTGCTTGATGCGATTAATCATCCGAATGCTGCAGCAGTGCTTGTATTAGGGCTTGGCTGCGAGAATAATACGATTGAAGAGATGAAGCAGGAACTTGGCGATTACGATACTTCCCGGGTGAAATTTGTCGTGTCGCAGCAAGTTGATGATGAAGTCGAAGCAAGTGTCGAAGCACTCGTGGAACTTCATGAAGCAGTACGCAATGACCGCCGTGAAGATATTCCGATTAGTGAATTGCGTATCGGGCTGAAATGTGGTGGTTCAGATGGCTTGTCTGGTATCACGGCAAATCCGCTCCTAGGACGTTTCTCTGACTTTTTAGTATCGCAGGGAGGCACAACGGTATTGACGGAAGTTCCGGAAATGTTTGGAGCGGAAACGATTTTAATGAACCGTGCTCAAGATGAGGAGACATTTGAAAAAATTGTTTCGCTTATTAATGACTTTAAGCAGTACTTCATCGACTATAATCAGCCAATTTATGAAAACCCTTCACCAGGCAATAAAGCAGGCGGGATTACAACGCTGGAGGACAAGTCGCTAGGTTGTACGCAAAAAGCGGGCAGTGCTGAGATTGTCGACGTTTTGAAATACGGAGAACGTCTGAAAAAACGCGGGTTGAATTTATTGAGTGCGCCGGGTAATGATCTTGTAGCATGTACAGCACTTGCATCTGCCGGCTGTCAATTAGTGCTGTTTACTACCGGTCGCGGTACGCCATTCGGTTCCTTCGTACCTACAATGAAAATTTCCACAAACAGTGCTATTTATGAACAAAAAAAGCATTGGATTGATTTTAATGCCGGGCAAATACTAGAAGATGATGTTGACGAAGAGGCGGTATTGGAAGAATTTATTCAATACATTATTGCTGTTGCAAGTGGTGAGCCATTAAATCATGAACGTATGAATTTTAAAGAAATGGCTATTTTCAAAACGGGTGTAACGCTCTAA
- the rpsP gene encoding 30S ribosomal protein S16: MAVKIRLKRMGAKKSPFYRIVVADARSPRDGRQIETVGTYNPLTVPATVQIDEEKALKWLTDGAKPSDTVRNLFSEQGIMEKFHNAKYSK; encoded by the coding sequence ATGGCAGTTAAAATTCGCTTAAAACGTATGGGAGCTAAAAAATCTCCTTTCTATCGTATCGTAGTTGCAGACGCTCGTTCACCACGTGACGGCCGTCAAATCGAAACAGTAGGTACTTACAACCCACTTACAGTTCCAGCTACAGTACAAATCGATGAAGAGAAAGCTCTTAAATGGTTAACTGATGGTGCAAAACCATCTGATACTGTACGTAACTTGTTCTCAGAACAAGGTATCATGGAAAAATTCCATAACGCTAAATACAGCAAATAA
- a CDS encoding tagaturonate reductase, protein MQQLSNEVYTRKTAVVERIVQFGTGNFLRAFVDWLIHEANLQQQQDLGIVIVQSTSGSTSEVINEQDGLYTLITQGIQNGKQVNYEQVIESVTRSISLQKQYEEYMKLAVSEDLQYVVSNTTEAGIVYEELPFDKQPSTNFVANVTHFLWKRFETFGGDPSKGLIFLPCELIEQNGTTLKNGIVSYANAWNLGQNFIDWVTNANTFCNTLVDRIVPGFPKTQQEELTLKLGYHDKLLVSAEPYYIWVIENEETLHSFPLANDKFEVKLVEDLSYYRERKVKMLNGAHSALTPLAILMHIDTVGQVMEHQTLRPFVQRLLAEEVIPTINGDKEQLITYQQAVLERFENPFIAHYVKSIALNAIAKFKTRNIPSLLAFYKQYETLPKHLTTALAAWIYLYQTPAVFSPQDAPEEIEQISEKPIEAVLRNENLWGTDLTTIPQLEQFVVQAIEAFKEQKTAQFIAELEEEVLGL, encoded by the coding sequence ATGCAACAGTTATCAAACGAAGTGTATACTCGAAAAACAGCTGTCGTAGAGCGTATTGTCCAATTCGGCACGGGGAATTTTCTCCGTGCTTTTGTTGATTGGCTTATACATGAAGCGAATTTACAGCAACAACAGGATTTAGGGATTGTTATTGTCCAGTCAACATCAGGGAGTACGTCTGAAGTAATCAATGAGCAAGACGGCTTATACACACTAATTACGCAAGGGATTCAAAATGGTAAGCAAGTCAACTATGAACAAGTGATTGAAAGTGTAACACGCAGTATTTCACTGCAAAAGCAATACGAAGAATATATGAAACTTGCGGTTTCGGAAGACCTCCAATATGTAGTATCCAACACAACGGAAGCGGGAATTGTTTATGAAGAGCTCCCATTTGATAAACAGCCATCAACAAATTTTGTGGCGAATGTGACTCATTTTTTATGGAAACGCTTTGAAACATTTGGCGGGGATCCGTCAAAAGGGCTTATTTTTCTGCCGTGTGAATTAATTGAACAGAACGGTACTACTTTAAAAAATGGAATTGTAAGCTATGCAAATGCATGGAACTTAGGGCAGAACTTCATCGATTGGGTAACAAATGCCAATACGTTTTGCAATACACTTGTTGACCGGATCGTACCGGGATTTCCGAAAACCCAGCAGGAAGAATTAACGTTGAAGCTTGGGTACCATGATAAGTTACTTGTTTCGGCAGAACCGTATTATATTTGGGTAATAGAAAATGAAGAAACGCTTCATTCTTTCCCGTTAGCTAATGATAAATTTGAAGTGAAGCTTGTTGAAGACTTGAGTTATTACCGGGAGCGTAAAGTGAAAATGCTGAATGGTGCGCACTCCGCATTAACACCGCTTGCAATTTTGATGCATATAGATACAGTCGGGCAAGTGATGGAACACCAAACGTTAAGACCATTTGTTCAGCGTTTACTTGCAGAAGAAGTGATTCCTACCATTAATGGTGACAAAGAACAGTTAATCACATACCAGCAGGCAGTTTTAGAGCGCTTTGAAAATCCGTTTATTGCACATTACGTAAAAAGTATCGCACTCAATGCGATCGCCAAGTTTAAAACTAGAAATATCCCGTCATTACTTGCGTTTTATAAGCAATATGAAACACTTCCAAAACATTTAACAACAGCATTGGCTGCCTGGATTTACCTCTATCAAACACCAGCAGTTTTCTCGCCGCAAGATGCTCCGGAAGAGATTGAGCAAATTAGTGAAAAGCCAATAGAGGCTGTATTGCGTAATGAAAATCTTTGGGGAACAGATTTAACGACGATTCCGCAACTTGAACAATTCGTCGTGCAGGCAATTGAGGCATTTAAAGAACAGAAAACAGCACAGTTTATTGCGGAATTGGAAGAGGAGGTACTGGGATTATGA
- a CDS encoding putative DNA-binding protein, translated as MLLEKTTRMNFLFDFYQALLTDKQRSYMELYYLDDHSLGEIAESYNISRQAVYDNIRRTEAMLEEYEEKLNLFEKFQQRQIVLKQLADAIEDEASTTEAKLALVEQLKESD; from the coding sequence ATGCTACTTGAAAAAACAACACGCATGAACTTTCTCTTCGACTTTTATCAAGCGTTATTAACTGATAAACAGCGCAGCTATATGGAACTGTATTACTTGGACGATCACTCGTTAGGAGAAATTGCCGAAAGTTATAATATTTCACGCCAGGCTGTTTACGATAACATCCGCCGTACTGAGGCGATGCTTGAAGAATATGAAGAAAAACTAAATTTATTCGAAAAGTTTCAACAACGTCAAATTGTGTTAAAACAATTGGCGGATGCAATTGAGGATGAGGCTTCTACGACAGAAGCGAAACTTGCATTGGTTGAACAACTGAAGGAATCGGATTAG
- a CDS encoding KH domain-containing protein — MQQLIEAIVKPLVDYPEDVRIETDETSNRVVYKLFVHPEDRGKVIGKQGRVAKAIRTIVYSAAGGHQKKKTYVDILD; from the coding sequence ATGCAGCAGCTGATTGAAGCAATTGTGAAACCGTTAGTCGATTATCCTGAAGACGTTCGTATTGAGACGGACGAAACTTCAAATCGAGTTGTTTATAAGCTTTTTGTTCATCCAGAGGATCGAGGGAAAGTAATAGGCAAGCAAGGACGTGTTGCGAAGGCAATTCGTACGATTGTGTACTCAGCAGCGGGCGGCCACCAGAAGAAAAAGACGTATGTCGATATATTGGATTAG